The DNA window ATGAAGACGTTACCACCAGATAAGCAAAAGAGAATAGTCAGAAAAACTTTCCGGAAACTGGCTAAAATTAAGCAGGACACAGTTTCCCAAGAGCGAGATAGTATGGAGACATTAGTTCATCTGATTATTTCCCAGGATCATACTATTCATCAACAAGTCAAGAGAATGAAAGAGCTGGATCTGGAAATTGAAAAGTGTGAAGCTAAATTCCACCTCAACCGGGTagaaaatgatggagaaaattATGTCCAGGATGCATATTTGATGCCCAGTTTCTGTGAAGTTGAGCAAAAACTAGGCTTGGAGTATGATGAAAACCAGATTCTGGAGGACCTGAGAGAAAGTGATGGAATTGTACAGCTGGAGGAACGACTAACATATTATAGAAAGCTCATTGATAAGCTCTCTGCCGAAATAGAACAAGAGGTAAAAAGTATTTGCACAGAGATAAATGAAGATGTGGAAGGGGCAGCTGCAAGTGAACTTGAAGGCTCTAATTTAGAAAGTGTTAAGTGTGATTTGGAGAAAAGCATGAAAGCTGGTTTGAAAATCCACTCTTACTTGAGTGGCATCCAGAAAGAGATTAAATACAGTGACTCATTGCTTCAGATGAAAGCTAAAGAATATGAGCTCCTGGCTAAGAAGTTCAATTCCCTTCATATTAGCAACAAAGATGAATGCCAGctaaaggaaaacagaggaaaggaATCTGAGGTCCCTACCAGCAGTGGGGAGGTTCCTCCTTTTACTCAAAGAGTATTTAACATGTATTCAAATGACACAGACTCGGACACTGGTATCAGCTCTAACCACAGTCAGGACTCAGAAACAACTGTAGGAGATATGGTGCTGTTGTCAACATAATTTGAATGGCTTCTTTCTGACCTACTTTAATGTTCGCGTTTGTTTAATTTAGTAGGAAACGTTAAATATTCCATTCtgcaaaaaaatgtaaatcatgtTAAAGTGTTCGGTAGTTAATAAAAACTAGAGAATtttgtaagtttgtttttgatttaaGAGTTCCAGTGTGACCTAATTATTGCAAGTTCAAACAATGAACTCTTTATTAAGAATGCAGCACAAATAGCTTGCAGGTATATAACAGAGAAATAATTTGATGGGAATTATCATCTCATAGCTTCTGTGAGAAATGATTTATTCAAAACTGCAAACTAATTCTTGAT is part of the Phocoena sinus isolate mPhoSin1 chromosome 10, mPhoSin1.pri, whole genome shotgun sequence genome and encodes:
- the RASSF9 gene encoding ras association domain-containing protein 9 isoform X1; this translates as MAPFGRNLLKTRHKNRSPTKDMDSEEKEIVVWVCQEEKIVCGLTKRTTSADIIQALLEEHETTFGEKRFLLGKPSDYCIIEKWRGSERVLPPLTRILKLWKAWGDEQPNMQFVLVKADAFLPVPLWRTAEAKLMQNTQKLWELSPANYMKTLPPDKQKRIVRKTFRKLAKIKQDTVSQERDSMETLVHLIISQDHTIHQQVKRMKELDLEIEKCEAKFHLNRVENDGENYVQDAYLMPSFCEVEQKLGLEYDENQILEDLRESDGIVQLEERLTYYRKLIDKLSAEIEQEVKSICTEINEDVEGAAASELEGSNLESVKCDLEKSMKAGLKIHSYLSGIQKEIKYSDSLLQMKAKEYELLAKKFNSLHISNKDECQLKENRGKESEVPTSSGEVPPFTQRVFNMYSNDTDSDTGISSNHSQDSETTVGDMVLLST
- the RASSF9 gene encoding ras association domain-containing protein 9 isoform X2 encodes the protein MDSEEKEIVVWVCQEEKIVCGLTKRTTSADIIQALLEEHETTFGEKRFLLGKPSDYCIIEKWRGSERVLPPLTRILKLWKAWGDEQPNMQFVLVKADAFLPVPLWRTAEAKLMQNTQKLWELSPANYMKTLPPDKQKRIVRKTFRKLAKIKQDTVSQERDSMETLVHLIISQDHTIHQQVKRMKELDLEIEKCEAKFHLNRVENDGENYVQDAYLMPSFCEVEQKLGLEYDENQILEDLRESDGIVQLEERLTYYRKLIDKLSAEIEQEVKSICTEINEDVEGAAASELEGSNLESVKCDLEKSMKAGLKIHSYLSGIQKEIKYSDSLLQMKAKEYELLAKKFNSLHISNKDECQLKENRGKESEVPTSSGEVPPFTQRVFNMYSNDTDSDTGISSNHSQDSETTVGDMVLLST